In one window of Macrobrachium nipponense isolate FS-2020 chromosome 2, ASM1510439v2, whole genome shotgun sequence DNA:
- the LOC135220849 gene encoding pro-resilin-like, with the protein MAFLKVTVFVAVTAVLATALPQYEAPGPVIGPTGGGGGGGGGGGGGGGGGGYGGDGSDGSGIPASYSFSYDNSDSASGNYYGHAEQREGEQSEGEYRVLLPDGRTQIVKYKVDGNDGYRARVSYEQPAGGVGPIINPGGGGGGGGGGGGGGGGGYQ; encoded by the exons ATGGCGTTCCTCAAG GTTACTGTCTTCGTCGCTGTCACCGCAGTCCTTGCAACTGCTCTTCCTCAGTATGAGGCTCCTGGTCCTGTGATCGGACCCACaggaggaggcggaggcggaggaggaggaggaggaggaggtggaggcggTGGAGGTTACGGTGGGGACGGTTCCGATGGAAGCGGTATACCT GCATCGTACTCCTTCTCCTACGACAACAGCGACTCGGCCTCCGGAAACTACTACGGCCACGCCGAGCAGCGCGAAGGAGAGCAGTCTGAGGGAGAGTACCGAGTCCTCCTCCCGGACGGCAGGACCCAGATAGTCAAATACAAAGTGGACGGGAATGACGGCTACAGAGCCCGAGTCAGCTACGAGCAACCTGCCGGAGGGGTAGGCCCCATCATTAATCCTGGTGGTGGCGGTGGCGGTGGCGGTGGtggaggcggaggcggaggcggTGGCTATCAGTAA